One window of the Limibacillus sp. genome contains the following:
- a CDS encoding nuclear transport factor 2 family protein, with amino-acid sequence MATGHLSDLVRQGWEALAAGEFDRLAAMYAENMIFVLPGQEDVLEGRAAFRDALDGIGQALPPGFDIAEIRYCEGDGEVVNILRWKSDKLPGGSQCAVLFRFEGDKVVEERWFVDTEQWKAAF; translated from the coding sequence ATGGCAACGGGACATTTATCCGATCTGGTGCGCCAGGGCTGGGAAGCCCTGGCCGCCGGAGAGTTTGACCGCTTGGCGGCTATGTACGCCGAGAACATGATCTTCGTGCTGCCGGGTCAGGAAGATGTACTCGAGGGACGCGCGGCCTTCCGCGATGCCCTGGACGGCATCGGGCAGGCGCTGCCGCCGGGCTTCGACATTGCGGAAATCCGCTACTGCGAAGGTGACGGTGAGGTGGTCAACATTCTCCGCTGGAAGAGCGACAAGCTGCCGGGCGGCAGTCAATGCGCCGTCTTGTTCCGCTTCGAGGGGGACAAGGTCGTGGAAGAGCGTTGGTTCGTCGACACCGAGCAGTGGAAGGCGGCGTTCTAG
- a CDS encoding response regulator, translating to MIFRDKKQGYREDASRAGQILRRLDRSAGEEVAPLSCAQAGDGGEAIRVVVVDDDRDFVERLVQFLTKNGYEARGFAEAQEASQFLHRHREVELVVTDIMLPGISGLDLLGGLRAARRSIGMVVMSGFPDGIEEAKVANLGATFLQKPFRLASFLSAVEGELQT from the coding sequence ATGATCTTTCGCGACAAGAAGCAAGGCTACCGCGAGGATGCGTCGCGCGCTGGGCAAATCCTGCGCCGTCTCGACCGGAGCGCCGGAGAAGAGGTGGCGCCCTTGAGCTGTGCTCAGGCGGGGGATGGTGGAGAAGCCATACGGGTCGTGGTGGTCGATGACGATCGGGATTTCGTGGAGCGTCTCGTGCAGTTTCTGACCAAGAACGGTTACGAGGCCCGCGGTTTCGCGGAGGCGCAGGAAGCGAGTCAGTTCTTGCACCGCCACCGCGAGGTCGAACTGGTCGTGACCGATATCATGCTGCCGGGCATCAGCGGTCTCGACCTGCTGGGCGGGCTGCGCGCGGCCCGGCGATCCATCGGCATGGTCGTCATGTCGGGCTTCCCCGACGGCATCGAAGAAGCAAAGGTTGCCAATCTCGGGGCGACCTTCCTGCAAAAGCCCTTCCGGCTCGCGAGCTTCCTGTCCGCGGTCGAAGGCGAACTGCAGACCTGA
- a CDS encoding transporter substrate-binding domain-containing protein translates to MSPDKNNDARQELAPSGVLRAGINLGNALLVTGRTQAGDPAGVAPDMARAIADALGVELAFAPFPSPGEVADALAQDAWDIALIADEPQRAETIAFTPAYVEIEATYLVREGSDFQKVEELDREGVQIATSARSAYELYLTRTLERATLHRGHRMTGAYEIFEDQKMDALAGLRSALTEIAEKQEGLRVLPGRYSTVQQAIGTKPASKAGLAFLKDFVAEAKASGLVASLIDKHGVGGKLQVADD, encoded by the coding sequence ATGAGCCCCGACAAGAACAACGACGCCCGACAGGAGCTGGCGCCTTCGGGCGTTCTTCGCGCCGGCATCAATCTCGGTAACGCCCTGCTGGTGACCGGCCGCACACAAGCGGGCGACCCCGCGGGCGTCGCGCCGGACATGGCAAGGGCCATCGCCGATGCCCTGGGCGTGGAGCTGGCCTTCGCGCCCTTCCCCTCGCCCGGCGAGGTGGCCGATGCCCTGGCGCAAGACGCCTGGGACATAGCCCTGATCGCCGACGAGCCACAGCGCGCGGAGACCATCGCCTTCACCCCCGCCTACGTGGAGATAGAGGCCACCTATCTGGTTCGCGAAGGATCGGACTTTCAGAAGGTGGAGGAACTGGACCGCGAGGGCGTTCAGATCGCCACCTCGGCGCGCAGCGCCTACGAGCTCTATCTGACCCGCACGCTGGAGCGGGCGACCCTGCACAGGGGCCACCGCATGACCGGCGCCTATGAGATCTTCGAGGACCAGAAGATGGATGCGCTGGCGGGCCTGCGCTCGGCCCTGACCGAAATCGCGGAGAAGCAAGAGGGCCTGAGGGTCCTGCCCGGCCGCTACTCGACCGTCCAGCAGGCGATCGGCACCAAACCGGCCAGCAAGGCCGGGCTCGCCTTTTTGAAGGACTTCGTGGCCGAGGCGAAGGCCTCCGGACTGGTCGCGAGCCTCATTGATAAGCACGGGGTGGGCGGCAAGCTGCAGGTCGCCGACGACTAA
- the eda gene encoding bifunctional 4-hydroxy-2-oxoglutarate aldolase/2-dehydro-3-deoxy-phosphogluconate aldolase: METRALCELAPVIPVIVLDALAQAVPAGRALVAGGLPVLEVTLRTPVALDCIRALAAEVEGAQVGAGSVNTPELLKKAKAAGATFCVSPGATPALLDAARDEAMPLLPGAATPSEVMRLLEAGFETMKFFPAEQAGGAAYLKALAGPLPQARFCPTGGITPEKARDYLALPSVPCVGGSWVLPKEALASGDWARIESLAAACRDLRG; the protein is encoded by the coding sequence ATGGAGACCCGCGCGCTCTGCGAACTGGCCCCGGTCATCCCGGTGATCGTGCTGGATGCGCTGGCCCAGGCCGTGCCCGCGGGCCGCGCCCTGGTTGCGGGCGGTCTGCCGGTGCTGGAGGTGACTCTGCGCACGCCGGTTGCCCTGGACTGCATCCGCGCCCTCGCCGCCGAGGTCGAGGGCGCGCAGGTCGGGGCGGGCAGCGTCAACACGCCGGAGCTTTTGAAGAAAGCAAAGGCGGCGGGCGCCACCTTCTGCGTTTCGCCGGGCGCCACGCCCGCGCTGTTGGACGCGGCGCGCGACGAAGCCATGCCGCTTCTGCCCGGCGCGGCCACGCCCTCGGAGGTGATGCGGCTCCTGGAAGCGGGCTTTGAGACCATGAAGTTCTTTCCCGCCGAACAGGCCGGCGGCGCGGCCTATCTGAAGGCGCTCGCCGGGCCTTTGCCGCAGGCGCGCTTCTGCCCGACCGGCGGGATCACGCCGGAAAAGGCGCGCGATTACCTGGCGCTGCCTTCGGTTCCCTGCGTCGGCGGTTCCTGGGTGCTGCCCAAGGAGGCCCTGGCCTCGGGGGACTGGGCGCGGATCGAAAGCTTGGCGGCGGCCTGCCGCGACCTTCGGGGTTAG
- the pgi gene encoding glucose-6-phosphate isomerase has translation MSDSIWRQLSEEWRALGGTHLRDLFDQDPGRFESFSRSLDGLLVDFSKEKLSLKGLALLFDLARARGLEARRDALFAGEPVNETEGRAALHMALRDPEGDWRAKGEPVSAEVRETLERFLAFAEALRSGEAAASDGGAFSDVISIGIGGSDLGPVMATRALSPYHDGPRVHYVSNVDGAHLADTLAGLEPARTLVIVQSKTFTTIETMTNARSAVAWLSEALGEAAAKRHLAAVSTNLEATAAFGVSEERVFGFWDWVGGRYSLWSAIGLPLAIAIGAANFRELLAGARALDRHFREAPLQENIPMILGLIGVWRRNVMDCRSVAVIPYDERLGRFPAYLQQLVMESNGKRVGLSGEELPRASGPLVWGEPGTNAQHSFFQLLHQGSDVIPVDFLLAANPTAAAESHHAILAANCFAQAKALAFGLNEQEVRAQMTEQGAEPREIDRLAPHRTFPGDRPSTTLLYPKLDPKQLGLLIALYEQKTFVEAALWNINPFDQWGVELGKAQASSLTPRVEGAEGEAQDGSTEGLLSRYHALREEGA, from the coding sequence TTGAGCGACAGCATCTGGCGGCAGTTGAGCGAAGAGTGGCGGGCGCTCGGCGGCACGCACCTGCGCGACCTCTTCGATCAGGACCCGGGACGTTTCGAGAGCTTCTCGCGCTCCCTGGACGGCCTGCTGGTGGACTTCTCCAAGGAAAAGCTTTCCCTGAAGGGCCTGGCGCTGCTCTTCGACCTGGCGCGGGCGCGGGGTCTGGAGGCGCGCCGCGATGCGCTCTTCGCCGGAGAGCCTGTGAACGAAACCGAGGGGCGGGCCGCCCTGCACATGGCGCTGCGCGATCCCGAGGGCGACTGGCGCGCCAAGGGCGAGCCGGTCAGTGCTGAGGTGCGCGAGACGCTGGAGCGGTTCCTGGCCTTCGCCGAGGCGCTGCGTTCCGGCGAAGCGGCGGCCTCGGACGGCGGCGCCTTCAGCGACGTCATATCCATCGGCATCGGTGGTTCCGACCTGGGGCCGGTCATGGCGACCAGGGCGCTCTCGCCCTATCACGACGGGCCGCGCGTCCACTATGTCTCCAACGTGGACGGGGCGCATCTGGCCGACACGCTGGCGGGCCTGGAGCCCGCGCGCACGCTGGTCATCGTGCAGTCGAAGACCTTCACCACGATCGAGACCATGACCAACGCCCGCTCCGCCGTCGCCTGGCTGTCCGAGGCGCTGGGCGAGGCGGCGGCGAAGCGCCATCTGGCCGCCGTCTCCACCAACCTGGAGGCGACCGCCGCCTTCGGCGTGTCGGAGGAGCGGGTCTTCGGGTTCTGGGACTGGGTCGGCGGGCGCTATTCGCTTTGGAGCGCCATCGGCCTGCCGCTCGCCATCGCTATCGGCGCCGCCAACTTCCGGGAGCTTCTGGCGGGCGCGCGCGCATTGGACCGGCATTTCCGGGAGGCCCCGCTACAGGAGAACATCCCCATGATCCTGGGGCTGATCGGGGTCTGGCGGCGCAACGTGATGGACTGCCGCTCGGTTGCGGTGATCCCCTATGACGAGCGGTTGGGCCGCTTTCCCGCCTATCTCCAGCAGCTCGTCATGGAATCGAACGGCAAGCGCGTCGGGCTTTCCGGCGAAGAACTGCCGCGCGCCAGCGGCCCCTTGGTCTGGGGCGAGCCGGGCACCAACGCCCAGCATTCCTTCTTCCAGTTGCTGCACCAGGGCAGCGACGTGATCCCGGTCGATTTCTTGCTCGCCGCGAACCCGACCGCGGCGGCGGAGTCCCACCACGCGATCCTGGCCGCGAACTGTTTCGCCCAGGCCAAGGCGCTCGCCTTCGGTCTCAACGAGCAGGAGGTGCGCGCCCAGATGACGGAACAGGGCGCCGAGCCGCGCGAGATCGACCGGCTGGCCCCGCACCGGACCTTTCCGGGCGACCGCCCCTCCACGACCCTGCTCTATCCCAAGCTCGACCCGAAACAGCTCGGTCTGCTGATCGCGCTCTACGAACAGAAGACCTTTGTCGAAGCGGCGCTCTGGAACATCAATCCTTTCGACCAATGGGGCGTCGAGCTGGGCAAGGCTCAGGCGTCGAGCCTCACGCCGCGAGTCGAGGGAGCCGAGGGCGAGGCCCAGGACGGCTCCACCGAAGGGCTCCTGTCGCGCTATCACGCGCTCAGAGAGGAGGGGGCTTGA
- a CDS encoding glucose 1-dehydrogenase → MRLKDKVAIVTGAASGFGREIGRSFAREGAKVALLDINEDGAKALAAEIGDAAIACRCDVTSRAEIDAAVAATKEAFGGIDVIVNNAGYSHRNQPLLEVDEATFDKVYDVNVKSIYHMTQATLPLLREQGRGGVIINIGSTAGIRPRPGLTWYNASKAAVNLLSKSMAVELAPDKVRVCAIAPVIGNTALLETFMGVPDTPENRARFISTIPLGRMSEPEDIANAALYLASDEASLVSGVVLEVDGARCV, encoded by the coding sequence ATGCGGCTTAAGGACAAGGTGGCGATCGTGACCGGGGCGGCTTCCGGCTTCGGGCGGGAGATCGGGCGGAGCTTCGCGCGCGAGGGCGCGAAGGTCGCGCTTCTGGACATCAACGAGGACGGGGCCAAGGCCCTGGCGGCAGAGATAGGCGATGCGGCCATCGCTTGCCGCTGCGACGTCACCTCTCGCGCGGAGATCGACGCTGCGGTGGCGGCCACGAAGGAGGCCTTCGGCGGTATCGACGTGATCGTCAACAACGCGGGCTACAGCCACAGGAACCAGCCTCTGCTGGAGGTCGATGAGGCGACCTTCGACAAGGTCTACGACGTCAACGTCAAGTCGATCTATCACATGACCCAGGCGACCCTGCCGCTGCTGCGCGAGCAGGGCCGAGGCGGCGTCATCATCAACATCGGCTCCACCGCCGGCATCCGACCGAGGCCGGGGCTCACCTGGTACAACGCCTCCAAGGCGGCGGTGAACCTGTTGAGCAAGTCCATGGCGGTGGAGCTGGCGCCCGACAAGGTGCGGGTCTGCGCCATCGCGCCGGTCATTGGCAACACCGCCTTGCTGGAGACCTTCATGGGGGTCCCTGACACGCCGGAAAACCGCGCTAGGTTCATAAGCACGATCCCGCTGGGCCGCATGAGCGAGCCCGAGGACATCGCGAACGCGGCGCTCTACCTCGCCTCCGACGAGGCCTCCCTGGTCTCGGGCGTGGTGCTGGAGGTCGACGGCGCGCGCTGCGTCTGA
- a CDS encoding CaiB/BaiF CoA-transferase family protein produces MITDAEQPASRLEIKVKDLEGLFVVALEQAVAAPYASGRLADAGARVVKIERAEGDFARGYDRLVNGNSAYFVWLNRGKESLRLDLKQPEDKALFERMLAKADVFIQNLAPGALARLGFPVEDLRKQHPRLIVCSISGYGEEGPYRDQKAYDLLVQAESGLASVNGTPEGPARVGVSVCDIAAGMSAHQAILQALYARERTGEGRAIMVSLYHAMADWMNVPYLQYAYGGHKPKRVGLKHPTIAPYGAYPCNDGKEILISIQNEREFVKLCEQVLERPDLPKDPRFCDNSARVANREETDALVAACFQERDREANIERLEAAGIAYGRLSTLDDLVAHPQNRYVEVETPEGPVRLLAPAAKVVGEKEAFGPVPALGQQDAALRKEFGDEDA; encoded by the coding sequence ATGATAACCGATGCGGAACAACCGGCCAGCCGTTTGGAGATTAAAGTGAAGGACCTGGAAGGCCTTTTCGTGGTCGCCCTGGAGCAGGCCGTGGCCGCGCCCTACGCTTCGGGCCGCTTGGCCGACGCCGGGGCCCGCGTGGTGAAGATCGAGCGCGCCGAGGGCGATTTCGCGCGCGGCTACGACCGGCTGGTGAACGGCAACAGCGCCTATTTCGTCTGGCTCAACCGGGGCAAGGAGTCGCTCCGCCTCGACCTGAAGCAGCCGGAGGACAAGGCGCTGTTCGAGCGCATGCTGGCCAAGGCCGACGTCTTCATCCAGAACCTGGCGCCGGGCGCGCTCGCCCGCCTCGGCTTCCCCGTGGAGGACTTGAGGAAGCAGCACCCGCGTCTGATCGTCTGCTCGATCTCGGGCTACGGGGAGGAGGGTCCCTACCGCGACCAGAAGGCCTACGACCTGCTGGTTCAGGCGGAATCGGGCCTCGCCAGCGTCAACGGCACGCCCGAGGGACCGGCGCGGGTCGGCGTCTCCGTCTGCGACATCGCCGCCGGCATGTCCGCCCATCAGGCGATCCTGCAAGCCCTCTACGCCCGCGAGCGGACCGGCGAAGGCCGCGCCATCATGGTCTCCCTCTATCACGCCATGGCCGACTGGATGAACGTGCCCTACCTCCAGTACGCCTATGGCGGGCACAAACCCAAGCGGGTCGGCCTGAAGCATCCGACCATCGCGCCCTACGGCGCCTATCCCTGCAACGACGGCAAGGAGATCTTGATCTCGATCCAGAACGAGCGGGAGTTCGTGAAGCTCTGCGAACAGGTGCTGGAGCGCCCGGACCTGCCCAAGGACCCGCGCTTTTGCGACAACTCGGCGCGCGTAGCGAACCGCGAGGAGACCGATGCCCTCGTCGCCGCCTGCTTCCAGGAGCGCGACCGGGAAGCCAACATCGAACGGCTGGAGGCGGCGGGCATCGCCTATGGCCGCCTCTCCACGCTGGACGATCTGGTGGCGCACCCGCAGAACCGCTATGTGGAGGTGGAGACGCCCGAAGGACCCGTGCGCCTGCTGGCGCCCGCCGCAAAGGTCGTGGGAGAAAAAGAGGCTTTCGGGCCCGTGCCTGCGCTCGGCCAACAGGACGCGGCCCTGCGCAAGGAATTTGGAGACGAAGACGCATGA
- a CDS encoding thioesterase family protein, whose amino-acid sequence MSERPSPDAFPSRTHDKLRYNDTDRQGHVNNAVFSTFLETGRVEIFYRDPDVIREGCEFVIARCTLDFLSEIRWPGEVEICSGVKRLGTSSVNLEQAIFQDGEVVAHAETIIVQIDQQTRKSAPLSDKARTKLETLMMA is encoded by the coding sequence ATGAGCGAACGCCCCTCTCCCGACGCCTTCCCGTCCCGGACCCACGACAAGCTGCGCTACAACGACACGGACCGGCAGGGTCACGTCAACAACGCGGTCTTCTCGACCTTCCTGGAGACGGGCCGTGTCGAGATCTTCTACCGCGACCCCGATGTCATTCGGGAGGGCTGCGAGTTCGTCATCGCCCGCTGCACGCTGGACTTCCTGAGTGAGATACGCTGGCCGGGCGAGGTCGAAATCTGCTCAGGCGTGAAGCGCCTCGGCACCAGCTCGGTCAACCTGGAACAGGCGATCTTCCAGGACGGCGAAGTCGTCGCTCACGCCGAGACAATCATCGTCCAGATCGACCAGCAAACCCGCAAGTCCGCCCCCTTGAGCGACAAGGCCCGGACGAAGCTGGAAACGCTGATGATGGCTTAA
- a CDS encoding biotin transporter BioY — MTDRALVQIALFAALIAALGLVPGVAVPGLGGTPIILQNLGIMLAGVLLGWKRGALAVMLFLFLVAIGLPLLSGGKGGLGVFAGPTVGFLLGWIPAAAVTGLIMERFTKTAVFWSALLGCLVGNVLLLYAIGIPGVAIVADIPLGTAFASAWVFIPGDIAKSVIAGLIAQTLWRARPASVPSFERRRGA; from the coding sequence ATGACCGACCGCGCTCTCGTCCAGATCGCCCTCTTCGCCGCCCTGATCGCCGCCTTGGGGCTGGTCCCCGGCGTCGCCGTGCCGGGGCTGGGGGGCACGCCCATCATCCTTCAGAACCTGGGCATCATGCTGGCCGGCGTTCTGCTGGGCTGGAAGCGCGGCGCGCTGGCCGTGATGCTCTTCCTGTTCCTGGTGGCCATCGGCCTGCCGCTGCTTTCCGGCGGCAAGGGCGGCCTCGGCGTCTTCGCCGGGCCCACGGTCGGCTTCCTGCTGGGCTGGATCCCCGCCGCCGCTGTCACCGGCCTGATCATGGAGCGCTTCACCAAGACGGCGGTCTTCTGGTCGGCGCTGCTCGGCTGTCTGGTCGGCAACGTGCTGCTGCTCTACGCCATCGGCATTCCGGGCGTGGCGATCGTCGCCGACATCCCGCTTGGGACCGCCTTCGCCAGCGCCTGGGTTTTCATCCCGGGCGACATCGCCAAGTCGGTCATCGCCGGCCTCATCGCCCAAACCCTCTGGCGCGCCCGCCCCGCGAGCGTCCCAAGCTTCGAGAGAAGGCGGGGGGCTTAA
- a CDS encoding energy-coupling factor transporter transmembrane component T — protein MISLYISERTWLHRIPAGAKLLLLVAVTLLVTALEDLAALALAAALVGLTYASLPAAWLSAWRLLRSLGLMLAIIFGIYLWSGQAEEGAAVMLHILCVVMLANLVTLTTPVDAMTRTLIPLFRPLAVFGVSPRRMALVIALAIRFVPLLFEQLAELTEAWRARSPKRPLWRIMAPFAARTLGTADRVAEALAARGGSEGFAQARDTKGTEA, from the coding sequence GTGATCAGCCTCTACATCTCCGAGCGGACCTGGCTGCACCGCATCCCGGCGGGCGCCAAGCTGCTGCTGCTGGTCGCGGTCACGCTGCTGGTGACCGCGCTGGAGGATCTGGCGGCTCTCGCGCTGGCGGCGGCCCTGGTGGGGCTGACCTACGCCAGCCTGCCCGCCGCCTGGCTTTCCGCCTGGCGGCTGCTGCGCTCGCTTGGCCTCATGCTGGCGATCATCTTCGGCATCTATCTCTGGAGCGGACAGGCGGAGGAGGGCGCGGCCGTCATGCTCCACATCCTCTGCGTGGTGATGCTGGCCAACCTGGTGACGCTCACCACGCCGGTCGACGCCATGACCCGGACCCTGATCCCGCTTTTCCGCCCGCTGGCGGTCTTCGGCGTCTCGCCCCGGCGCATGGCGCTGGTGATCGCGCTTGCCATCCGCTTCGTGCCCTTGCTATTCGAGCAGCTCGCCGAGTTGACCGAGGCTTGGCGCGCCCGCTCACCCAAGCGCCCGCTCTGGCGCATCATGGCGCCCTTCGCCGCGCGCACCCTGGGCACCGCAGACCGCGTCGCCGAAGCGCTTGCCGCGCGCGGCGGCTCCGAGGGCTTCGCCCAAGCCCGAGATACAAAAGGAACCGAGGCATGA
- a CDS encoding ABC transporter ATP-binding protein, whose protein sequence is MADNKSDIDWSAGIRFSGVTAERGGRAVLRDISLHLKERRIGLIGVNGSGKSSLVRLLNGLLEPRQGSLELFGRAIGERGFRPARHVGFIFQNPDHQLLFPTVEEELAFGLDQLGVPKKEASERALALLAGQGLEPLAGRAVHELSEGQKQLVCILAVLIMEPALLVLDEPFTSLDLPTRRRIMEFLEGRPEMQIMISHDLEGFEGFERILWLEEGRVAGDGPPGELLPAYRAAMAERKVAL, encoded by the coding sequence GTGGCTGACAACAAGAGCGACATCGACTGGTCCGCCGGGATCCGTTTTTCCGGCGTCACAGCCGAGCGCGGCGGGCGCGCGGTGCTGCGGGATATCTCCCTTCACCTTAAGGAACGCCGCATCGGCCTGATCGGCGTCAACGGGTCGGGCAAGTCGAGCCTGGTGCGTCTTCTGAACGGCCTGCTGGAGCCCAGGCAAGGCAGCCTCGAACTCTTCGGACGCGCCATCGGCGAGCGGGGCTTCCGCCCGGCGCGCCACGTCGGCTTCATCTTCCAGAACCCCGATCACCAGCTTCTCTTCCCCACGGTGGAGGAGGAACTGGCCTTCGGGCTCGATCAACTGGGCGTCCCCAAGAAGGAGGCGTCGGAGCGCGCGCTGGCCCTGCTCGCCGGGCAGGGGTTGGAGCCCCTGGCGGGCCGCGCCGTCCACGAACTCTCCGAAGGCCAGAAGCAGCTGGTCTGCATCCTGGCGGTGCTGATCATGGAGCCGGCCCTGCTGGTCCTGGACGAGCCCTTCACCAGCCTCGATCTGCCGACGCGCCGGCGCATCATGGAGTTCCTGGAGGGCCGTCCGGAAATGCAGATCATGATCAGCCACGACCTCGAAGGCTTCGAGGGCTTCGAGCGGATCCTCTGGCTGGAAGAGGGGCGGGTCGCCGGCGACGGGCCGCCAGGCGAGCTGCTGCCCGCCTACCGCGCGGCCATGGCGGAGCGGAAGGTGGCGCTGTGA
- a CDS encoding isoprenylcysteine carboxylmethyltransferase family protein, with product MELQSVQRIRKRVLAGGLLIYFGLAAVSHSSALLPADLHEVLEGFGLFCMAVAVLGRGWSALYIGGRKKTTLVRSGPYSIMRNPLYSFTFIGVFGAGLEFGGMTLAVFGLVLSWLVFWLVVQQEERFLLESYGASYRRYLEEVPRFLPRFSEWQDEAKLEVRPALVVRTVLEASLLLLAWPLFELVEWLQGDGLLPVLFSLY from the coding sequence ATGGAGCTTCAAAGCGTTCAGCGAATCAGGAAGCGCGTCCTCGCGGGCGGTCTGCTGATCTATTTCGGTCTCGCCGCCGTCTCCCATTCCTCGGCGCTGCTGCCCGCCGATTTGCATGAGGTGCTTGAGGGCTTCGGCCTCTTCTGCATGGCCGTGGCCGTGCTGGGCCGGGGCTGGAGCGCGCTTTACATCGGCGGACGGAAGAAGACCACCCTGGTGCGCAGCGGCCCCTATTCGATCATGCGCAACCCGCTTTACTCCTTCACCTTCATCGGGGTCTTCGGTGCGGGCCTGGAGTTCGGCGGTATGACCCTGGCCGTCTTCGGACTCGTCCTTTCCTGGCTGGTTTTCTGGCTCGTCGTCCAGCAGGAGGAGCGCTTCCTTCTGGAGAGTTACGGCGCGAGTTACCGGCGCTACCTGGAGGAGGTGCCCCGTTTCCTGCCGCGCTTCTCCGAATGGCAGGACGAGGCGAAACTGGAGGTGCGCCCCGCGCTCGTCGTGCGCACGGTGCTGGAGGCTTCCCTGCTGCTGCTCGCCTGGCCGCTGTTCGAACTGGTCGAGTGGCTGCAGGGCGATGGATTGCTGCCTGTGCTCTTCTCTCTGTACTGA
- a CDS encoding DUF3095 domain-containing protein, protein MSAEGASFKYSDLPRIGDFSAVLTPESFTDLPDDWVLGLSDVVASRDAIAEGRYKAVNMAGAAVISAVMNALEGSDYPFVFGGDGAAVALPGELRETLERALIETACWVRDDLGLGLRVAVVTVAEARAAGRNVQVARFAESDAVDYAMFAGGGLDWAEKRMKAGEFLLPVPTEKLRPDLTGLSCRWEPSESRAGVILSLIVAPSEGADMAAFREELKAVLSLAQEAPEEGHPVPREGARFHWPPSGLGYEAAAAAGGWLASRLSILAESALGWILFKTGWRFGGFDPNTYRRYVMLNSDYRKFDDGLKMTVDCSRETSRALSERLEKARAAGLLRYGLFEQDSALMTCIVPSVSSNRHFHFMDGSAGGYAAAADRMDRL, encoded by the coding sequence ATGAGCGCCGAGGGCGCTTCCTTCAAATATTCCGACCTGCCCCGCATCGGCGACTTCTCCGCCGTGTTGACGCCGGAGAGCTTCACCGACCTGCCCGACGACTGGGTGCTGGGGCTGAGCGACGTGGTGGCCTCGCGCGACGCCATCGCAGAGGGCCGCTACAAGGCCGTCAACATGGCCGGCGCCGCCGTGATCTCCGCCGTCATGAACGCGCTGGAGGGCTCGGACTATCCCTTCGTGTTCGGCGGCGACGGGGCGGCGGTGGCGCTGCCCGGTGAGCTTCGGGAAACCTTGGAGCGCGCGCTGATCGAGACGGCCTGCTGGGTCCGCGACGACCTGGGCCTCGGCCTGCGCGTGGCGGTGGTCACGGTGGCCGAGGCGCGGGCGGCCGGGCGCAACGTCCAGGTGGCGCGCTTCGCGGAGTCCGACGCCGTCGACTACGCCATGTTCGCGGGCGGCGGCCTCGACTGGGCGGAAAAGCGCATGAAGGCGGGGGAGTTCCTGCTGCCGGTCCCGACCGAGAAACTGCGACCCGACCTGACCGGACTGTCCTGCCGTTGGGAGCCCTCGGAAAGCCGGGCGGGCGTGATCCTGTCGCTGATCGTGGCGCCCAGCGAGGGCGCCGACATGGCCGCCTTCCGCGAGGAACTGAAAGCCGTCCTGTCCCTGGCGCAGGAGGCGCCGGAGGAGGGGCACCCGGTGCCGCGCGAGGGGGCCCGCTTCCACTGGCCGCCCAGCGGTCTGGGCTATGAGGCGGCGGCGGCCGCGGGCGGCTGGCTGGCGTCCAGGCTCAGCATTCTGGCGGAAAGCGCGCTCGGCTGGATTCTCTTCAAGACCGGCTGGCGCTTTGGCGGGTTCGACCCCAACACCTACCGCCGCTACGTGATGCTGAACTCGGATTACCGGAAGTTCGACGACGGCCTGAAGATGACCGTGGACTGCAGCCGGGAGACCAGCCGCGCGCTGAGCGAACGCTTGGAAAAGGCGCGGGCCGCCGGGCTGCTGCGCTATGGACTCTTCGAGCAGGACTCAGCCCTCATGACCTGCATCGTGCCCTCGGTCTCCTCCAACCGGCATTTCCACTTCATGGACGGCAGCGCGGGCGGCTATGCGGCGGCGGCCGACCGGATGGACCGGCTCTAG